A portion of the Acidisarcina polymorpha genome contains these proteins:
- a CDS encoding zinc metalloprotease HtpX — protein sequence MNTFKTALLLTTLTIGLMLIGAYFGGRNGVVIAFLVAAVTNFVSYFYSDKMALAMYRAVPVTREELPRVYQVVERMAGRMNIPLPRIYVIPDDSPNAFATGRNPNHAAVAVTRGILNLLNDEELEGVLAHELGHVKNRDILTSSIAATLAGAITMLASFARWGMIFGGMGGGDRRERGGGGIGALFMIILAPIAATLIQLAISRSREYEADATGAHITGNPYALASALEKLDAYSKRLPLQASASTAHLFIVAPLITSGGIASLFATHPPIKDRIARLLGRPSMTGTIG from the coding sequence ATGAATACCTTCAAGACTGCTTTGCTGCTGACGACGTTGACCATTGGTCTGATGTTGATTGGCGCGTACTTTGGCGGGCGGAATGGCGTGGTGATTGCCTTTCTGGTGGCCGCGGTTACTAACTTCGTCAGTTATTTCTATTCCGACAAGATGGCGCTGGCCATGTATCGAGCGGTTCCGGTTACCCGCGAGGAGCTGCCGCGGGTGTACCAGGTGGTGGAGCGGATGGCGGGCCGGATGAACATTCCGCTGCCGCGCATTTATGTAATCCCGGACGATTCACCGAATGCGTTTGCGACCGGCCGCAACCCGAACCATGCCGCGGTGGCGGTGACGCGGGGCATTCTGAACCTGTTGAACGATGAGGAGTTGGAGGGTGTGCTGGCCCATGAGCTGGGCCACGTGAAGAACCGGGACATCCTGACGAGCTCGATTGCCGCGACTCTGGCGGGCGCGATCACGATGCTGGCGAGCTTCGCGCGCTGGGGCATGATCTTTGGCGGCATGGGTGGCGGCGACCGGCGGGAACGGGGCGGCGGCGGTATTGGCGCGCTCTTCATGATTATCCTGGCTCCGATTGCGGCGACGCTGATCCAGCTGGCGATCTCGCGTTCCCGCGAATATGAAGCGGATGCGACGGGCGCGCATATTACCGGCAATCCTTATGCGCTGGCGAGCGCGCTCGAGAAGCTGGATGCTTATTCGAAGCGGCTGCCGCTGCAGGCTTCGGCGTCGACGGCGCACTTGTTCATTGTGGCTCCGCTGATTACTTCCGGGGGGATTGCGAGCTTGTTTGCGACCCACCCGCCGATCAAGGACCGGATCGCGCGGCTGCTGGGGCGACCGAGCATGACGGGGACGATCGGCTAA
- a CDS encoding DUF4149 domain-containing protein, whose amino-acid sequence MKTLIRTMISLAIVFWLGGLLFFPVVAAVTFSHLSDTHAAGSIVGACLRILHQEGLFAGILLAVLFIAATLMGVYPRQVLRGPMLMVVAMLLLTAVSQFGIIPRMETYRMAAGGVIDAAAASDPNRIGFNRLHSLSTYVEEGVMVAGLLLVILLARAEGKEFRYSGR is encoded by the coding sequence ATGAAGACCCTGATACGCACGATGATTTCGCTGGCGATCGTCTTCTGGCTCGGCGGGCTGCTGTTTTTCCCGGTGGTGGCGGCGGTGACGTTTTCGCACTTGAGCGATACGCATGCGGCGGGTTCGATCGTCGGCGCTTGCTTGCGGATCCTGCATCAGGAGGGTCTCTTCGCCGGCATTCTGCTGGCGGTGTTGTTCATTGCAGCGACCCTGATGGGGGTGTATCCGCGGCAGGTGCTGCGGGGACCGATGTTGATGGTGGTGGCGATGCTGCTGCTGACGGCGGTCTCGCAGTTCGGCATTATCCCGCGCATGGAGACTTACCGGATGGCGGCGGGCGGGGTAATCGATGCGGCGGCGGCTTCCGATCCGAACCGGATTGGCTTCAATCGTCTGCATAGCTTATCGACTTATGTGGAAGAGGGTGTGATGGTGGCGGGGCTGCTGCTGGTGATTCTGCTGGCGCGGGCGGAGGGGAAAGAGTTCCGGTATTCGGGACGTTAG
- a CDS encoding DUF6580 family putative transport protein has protein sequence MFAYLLTLLGVLAHAVPHAWLPFTAVGGSLLYFGARRPHWQGIVPVGLLALSDYYLTAHVYNFPFRAQDYLLTWAWYAAVIVLGAILLSSKTSVARIAAATAIAPTSFFLISNYAVWVSQRGMYPHTANGLMTCYTAALPFYRNDLVSTAIVTGLVFGIPLYTKHHEAAKQAQTL, from the coding sequence ATGTTCGCTTATCTCCTAACGCTTCTCGGGGTCCTCGCCCACGCTGTACCGCATGCCTGGCTGCCCTTCACCGCCGTGGGTGGGTCGCTGCTGTATTTCGGTGCACGCCGTCCGCACTGGCAGGGAATCGTTCCCGTCGGTCTGCTCGCGCTCTCCGACTACTACCTCACCGCGCACGTCTACAACTTTCCCTTCAGAGCACAGGATTACCTGCTCACCTGGGCCTGGTACGCCGCCGTCATCGTTCTAGGAGCCATCCTGCTCAGCAGCAAGACCTCCGTCGCCAGGATCGCCGCCGCAACTGCGATCGCCCCAACCTCCTTCTTCCTGATCAGCAACTACGCCGTCTGGGTCAGCCAGAGAGGGATGTATCCGCATACCGCGAATGGACTGATGACCTGCTATACCGCCGCCCTGCCCTTCTACCGCAACGATCTCGTCTCGACCGCCATCGTCACCGGCCTGGTCTTCGGCATACCCCTATACACCAAACACCACGAAGCCGCGAAACAAGCTCAAACCCTCTAA
- a CDS encoding metal-dependent hydrolase, whose product MEPVTHFLTGACLARAGFNRRTAYATLAMTLAAEAPDLDVLWGFAGPVAAFEHHRGITHTFLGAPFVALAVTGVVYAWHHLRESRESHGSAATRSSQGAPNKPSSRSSGPEPNWFLLWLFSLIAALSHLLLDFTNNYGLRPFFPFNPRWYSWDIVFIYEPLMWIALIAALLMPSIFGLADREIGAQRQPFRGRGWAIAALAFIAVLYTVRNAEHQRALNLLRANTLVEPTLRVAAEPNPLNPFHWQGLAETADFYQTAAIDTRADSVDTDSGQVFYKPPVTLATLTAKRSWLGRAYLDWSSWPLVTDLGSQPAPGAETIPNLPLPIPLDWHTVEFRDLRFSSTTLPLRNASAPPLSGSVYIGPNREVEAMVLSGREQK is encoded by the coding sequence ATGGAACCCGTAACTCACTTCCTTACCGGAGCCTGCCTCGCCCGCGCCGGCTTCAACCGCCGCACCGCCTACGCGACCCTCGCCATGACCCTCGCCGCGGAAGCCCCCGACCTCGATGTGCTCTGGGGATTCGCCGGTCCCGTCGCCGCTTTTGAACATCACCGCGGCATCACCCACACCTTCCTCGGCGCACCCTTCGTCGCCCTCGCCGTCACCGGAGTCGTCTACGCCTGGCACCATCTCCGCGAATCGCGAGAGTCTCATGGCTCCGCCGCAACTCGGAGCAGTCAGGGTGCCCCCAACAAGCCCTCTTCCAGATCGAGTGGACCAGAGCCCAACTGGTTCCTCCTCTGGCTCTTCTCGCTGATAGCGGCCTTGAGCCACCTGCTGCTCGACTTCACCAACAACTACGGACTCCGCCCGTTCTTCCCCTTCAACCCGCGCTGGTACTCCTGGGACATCGTCTTCATCTATGAGCCGCTGATGTGGATCGCGCTCATCGCCGCGCTGCTCATGCCCTCGATCTTTGGCCTCGCCGATCGTGAGATCGGCGCCCAGCGCCAGCCTTTTCGCGGACGCGGCTGGGCCATTGCTGCCCTTGCCTTCATTGCGGTCCTCTACACCGTCCGCAACGCCGAGCACCAGCGCGCCCTCAACCTGCTCCGCGCCAACACCCTCGTCGAACCCACCCTTCGAGTTGCCGCCGAACCCAACCCCCTCAATCCCTTTCACTGGCAGGGGCTCGCCGAAACCGCCGACTTCTACCAGACCGCCGCCATCGACACTCGCGCCGACAGCGTCGACACCGACTCTGGCCAGGTCTTCTACAAGCCGCCCGTCACCCTTGCCACGTTGACCGCGAAACGCTCCTGGCTCGGCCGGGCCTACCTGGATTGGTCAAGCTGGCCGCTGGTCACCGACCTGGGCAGCCAGCCCGCCCCCGGTGCCGAAACAATCCCTAACCTGCCGCTGCCGATTCCGCTCGACTGGCACACCGTCGAGTTCCGCGATCTGCGTTTCTCCTCGACAACCTTACCGCTCCGCAACGCCAGCGCCCCTCCGCTCTCAGGATCCGTCTACATCGGGCCCAACCGGGAGGTCGAGGCCATGGTTCTCAGCGGACGGGAACAGAAATAA
- a CDS encoding DcaP family trimeric outer membrane transporter has product MSRKTISLWLAWCLAGTAMVASAQSQGAGASQGGGRGNPSIDVQGIDVQALREEMRAMESQMELLQNNLNRMRAKLDAVGAAASLRSGGAVPGPGVSGVAASGAAAAADSQTALAQPPPPAPKEKRQMPAPREMISQELSAAPRIDNAPYGTESGEIMIPGTEIGVRLGGFARVDMIRDLKPAGFATGFIPSTIPIGPTLAGDDTRLDINQSRISMDIRRPTRFGTLRVFYANDFFGGTTSDPIYHLRDLYGQVANVLAGYTDSTFLDVDATPETLDNQGPNGNTTGSAAQVRYTHPFGRGHSLAIGAEGAVVDVDASPDDAQFTSQIPDIALRYRYEAEKGHFQFSSIFRDIQGNVGGLIHPHVFGWGVTAAGTRTMFSRDTALFQFTYGSGIGHYLSDLVGEGSDVTIDGDGELVTLPALGGFGGYQHSWNARSRSTLTYGYTKIDNTSAQDATAFHSSHYAALNYIWNLDKTISFGGEFLYGRHTQFDRTAADATRLQLSIQYDLFPSER; this is encoded by the coding sequence ATGTCGCGAAAGACGATCTCTTTATGGTTGGCGTGGTGTCTGGCCGGTACGGCCATGGTGGCGAGTGCGCAGTCACAGGGGGCGGGTGCCTCGCAGGGCGGCGGGAGAGGCAATCCGAGTATCGACGTCCAGGGTATCGACGTCCAGGCGCTGCGCGAGGAGATGCGGGCGATGGAGAGCCAGATGGAGCTTCTTCAAAACAACCTCAACCGCATGCGGGCGAAATTGGACGCGGTAGGAGCGGCGGCTTCGCTTCGTTCGGGCGGGGCAGTTCCTGGACCGGGAGTTTCTGGTGTGGCGGCCTCGGGAGCGGCGGCGGCGGCAGACTCGCAAACAGCGTTGGCACAGCCTCCGCCACCGGCGCCGAAGGAGAAGCGGCAGATGCCGGCGCCTCGGGAGATGATCTCGCAGGAGCTGAGCGCTGCTCCGCGAATCGACAATGCTCCTTATGGAACGGAGTCTGGCGAGATCATGATTCCCGGTACGGAGATTGGGGTGCGGCTGGGCGGATTTGCGCGGGTGGATATGATCCGTGATCTAAAGCCGGCGGGCTTTGCGACCGGGTTTATTCCTTCGACGATCCCGATTGGCCCGACGCTGGCTGGAGACGATACGCGGCTGGACATCAACCAGTCGCGCATCAGCATGGACATCCGGAGGCCGACCAGGTTTGGAACGCTGCGGGTCTTCTATGCCAATGACTTCTTTGGCGGGACGACCAGCGATCCGATCTATCATCTTCGCGACTTGTATGGCCAGGTGGCGAATGTGCTGGCGGGTTATACGGATTCCACGTTTCTCGATGTGGATGCGACGCCTGAGACCTTGGACAATCAGGGGCCAAACGGCAACACGACCGGTTCGGCGGCGCAGGTGCGCTACACGCACCCGTTCGGGCGCGGGCATAGCCTGGCGATCGGCGCGGAGGGAGCGGTGGTGGACGTGGATGCGAGTCCAGACGACGCTCAGTTCACCTCGCAGATCCCGGACATCGCGCTGCGCTACCGTTATGAGGCGGAGAAGGGGCACTTCCAGTTTTCCAGCATCTTTCGCGATATTCAGGGGAATGTGGGTGGGTTGATCCATCCCCATGTTTTTGGATGGGGAGTGACGGCGGCGGGGACGCGGACGATGTTTTCGCGAGATACGGCTTTGTTCCAGTTCACCTATGGGAGCGGGATCGGCCACTACTTGTCGGACCTGGTTGGCGAGGGTTCTGACGTGACGATCGACGGCGACGGCGAGCTGGTGACACTGCCGGCGCTGGGCGGGTTCGGGGGCTACCAGCACAGTTGGAATGCGCGGTCTCGTTCAACGCTGACTTATGGCTATACGAAGATCGACAACACCTCGGCACAGGATGCGACGGCCTTTCACAGCAGCCACTATGCGGCGCTCAACTATATCTGGAATCTGGATAAGACGATCTCGTTCGGGGGAGAATTTCTCTATGGGCGGCATACCCAGTTCGACCGCACGGCGGCGGACGCGACTCGGCTGCAGTTGAGTATTCAGTACGATTTGTTTCCTTCGGAGCGGTGA
- the ligA gene encoding NAD-dependent DNA ligase LigA: MSSKSVAGEVGQQLEDLRERIRHHEYCYYVLDAPEISDAAFDALMRELKALEAEHPELVTADSPTQRVGGKAEGSFAKVAHSRPMLSIDNVNSEEELREWVRRVEELAAKMPNAPAVSFVCEYKLDGLSMALHYGPSGESVELTKLNSGQLTSGQLKSEELNSEELKTGQLNSKELKTGQLTSGQLKGEELNSEELKAGQRGVDGAAHLLRALTRGDGTTGEDVTGNVRTIRSVPLSIPAAKLKAAGLPSAFEVRGEVVMPVAAFLRWNEEREAAGLAAAANPRNAAAGTIRTKEPNVVAQRRLDFYGYFALTAAGADGEARPGGENLFAEQHEALDALTAAGFRVNPHREAVQDVEGLLRFIAKAESQRATLGYEIDGVVIKVDSAALQQRLGYTGRAPRWAVAYKFTARSGITRVEDIRIQVGRTGKLTPVAVLTPVLIGGTTVSRATLHNADEIARLGLKIGDEVLVERGGDVIPKVVEVMPARDGDAVERREFAFPENCPVCGSAVKRAEGEADYRCVNVDCPARLLESLLHFSARKVMNIDGLGEALVAQLLEKPVVDGHPVSSIADLYSLDEAGLLSLERIGKKTADSLLAEIAASKKASLARVLFGLGIRFVGERTAQLLAEEFGSMDALMAASAEELERVNEVGPRVAAAVREFFDEARNVELIEKLRAAGLTFTAEKRKRSSELDGLTFVLTGTLAGMTREDAKAKIEAAGGKVSGSVSKKTDYVVAGAEAGSKLEKAQGLGVKMLDEAGLVGLLGG, translated from the coding sequence ATGAGTTCGAAGAGTGTTGCGGGAGAAGTCGGGCAGCAGTTGGAGGATCTGCGGGAGCGGATTCGGCACCATGAATATTGCTATTACGTGCTGGATGCTCCGGAGATTTCGGATGCGGCATTTGACGCGTTGATGCGGGAGTTGAAGGCGCTCGAGGCGGAGCATCCGGAGCTGGTGACGGCCGACTCGCCGACCCAGCGGGTGGGCGGCAAGGCGGAGGGCAGCTTTGCCAAGGTGGCGCATTCGCGTCCAATGCTCTCGATCGACAATGTGAACAGCGAAGAGGAGCTGCGCGAATGGGTGCGGCGGGTGGAGGAGCTGGCGGCGAAAATGCCGAATGCTCCGGCGGTGAGCTTTGTTTGCGAGTACAAGCTGGATGGGTTGTCGATGGCGCTGCATTATGGGCCATCTGGCGAGTCGGTAGAGCTAACGAAGCTAAACAGCGGACAGCTAACAAGCGGTCAGCTTAAGAGCGAGGAGCTTAACAGCGAGGAGCTTAAAACCGGACAGCTTAACAGCAAGGAGCTTAAAACCGGACAGCTAACAAGCGGTCAGCTTAAGGGCGAGGAGCTTAATAGCGAGGAGCTTAAAGCCGGACAGCGGGGGGTTGATGGGGCGGCTCATCTTTTGCGGGCTTTGACTCGGGGCGATGGGACTACTGGTGAGGACGTTACCGGCAATGTGCGGACGATTCGCTCGGTGCCTCTTTCGATTCCGGCGGCGAAGTTGAAGGCGGCGGGGCTGCCTTCGGCGTTTGAAGTTCGTGGCGAGGTGGTGATGCCGGTGGCTGCGTTCCTGCGCTGGAATGAGGAGCGGGAGGCTGCGGGATTGGCGGCGGCGGCGAATCCTCGTAACGCGGCGGCGGGGACGATCCGGACCAAAGAGCCGAATGTGGTGGCGCAGCGGCGGCTGGATTTCTATGGATATTTTGCGTTGACGGCGGCGGGTGCGGATGGAGAGGCGCGGCCTGGCGGCGAGAATCTTTTTGCCGAGCAGCATGAGGCCTTGGACGCGCTGACGGCGGCGGGCTTTCGGGTGAATCCGCACCGGGAGGCGGTCCAGGATGTGGAGGGGCTGCTGCGGTTCATCGCCAAGGCGGAGTCGCAGCGGGCGACGCTCGGCTACGAGATAGACGGCGTGGTGATCAAGGTCGATTCGGCGGCGCTGCAGCAGCGGCTGGGGTATACAGGTCGTGCTCCGCGGTGGGCGGTGGCTTACAAGTTCACGGCCCGGTCGGGAATTACCCGGGTCGAGGACATCCGGATCCAGGTGGGGCGAACGGGGAAGCTGACCCCGGTGGCGGTGCTGACGCCGGTCTTAATTGGGGGCACGACGGTGAGCCGGGCGACGCTGCACAACGCCGACGAGATTGCGCGGTTGGGATTGAAGATCGGCGACGAGGTGCTGGTCGAGCGCGGCGGCGATGTGATCCCCAAGGTGGTGGAGGTGATGCCGGCGCGCGATGGGGACGCGGTGGAACGCCGGGAGTTTGCTTTTCCGGAGAACTGCCCAGTGTGCGGGAGCGCGGTGAAGCGGGCGGAGGGCGAGGCGGATTACCGCTGCGTAAACGTGGATTGTCCGGCGCGGCTGCTCGAGAGCCTGCTGCATTTTTCGGCGCGCAAGGTGATGAATATCGATGGTCTGGGCGAGGCGCTGGTGGCGCAATTGCTTGAGAAACCGGTGGTGGATGGCCATCCGGTTTCGAGTATCGCCGACTTGTATTCGCTCGACGAGGCGGGGTTGTTGTCGCTGGAGCGGATTGGCAAGAAGACGGCGGACTCGTTGCTGGCAGAGATTGCGGCTTCGAAGAAGGCATCGCTGGCGCGGGTGCTTTTTGGGCTGGGGATCCGGTTTGTGGGAGAGCGGACGGCGCAGCTGCTGGCCGAGGAGTTTGGTTCGATGGATGCTTTGATGGCGGCGTCGGCCGAGGAGCTGGAGCGGGTCAACGAGGTGGGGCCGCGGGTGGCGGCGGCGGTGCGCGAGTTTTTCGATGAAGCGCGCAATGTGGAGCTGATCGAGAAGCTGCGGGCGGCGGGGTTGACGTTCACGGCGGAAAAACGGAAGCGGTCGTCGGAGTTGGACGGGCTCACGTTTGTGCTGACCGGGACCTTGGCGGGGATGACGCGCGAGGATGCCAAGGCGAAGATCGAGGCAGCGGGCGGCAAGGTCTCCGGATCAGTGAGCAAGAAGACGGATTACGTGGTGGCGGGAGCGGAGGCGGGTTCGAAGCTGGAGAAGGCGCAGGGGCTGGGGGTCAAGATGCTGGATGAGGCGGGTTTGGTGGGGTTGCTGGGCGGGTGA
- a CDS encoding VWA domain-containing protein yields MTTLSTTHPSRCKLTPPMMKHNRKLACALTLALLGATALAASSQTASPAAPSSSTPANPQPSNPQTPPPAATPPNPPAPQTAPAPPGQDTGNPNSPQYTIPINVNEVYLIFTVTDSKGHFIKDLQLNDFALLDDQKAPAQVFSFQQQTNLPLRVGLLIDASTSIRQRFQFEQQAATEFILQTIKPRSDKAFIMGFDVTPDLKQDWTNNLDLLETGINALRPGGGTALYDAVYTACRDKLADSARGQEPTRKALVLVSDGNDNQSRVYLDEAIKMCQRAETIVYAISTNTSPSRERGDDVLQKITDSTGGITFFPKRLEDISNGFHDIGDELRSQYALAYRPADFKPDGSFRPIYLYCNQRRYTVRVSKGYFAPKR; encoded by the coding sequence ATGACCACTCTCAGCACGACTCACCCTTCCCGCTGTAAACTGACTCCACCCATGATGAAGCACAATCGGAAGCTCGCCTGCGCCCTCACGTTAGCCTTGCTCGGCGCGACGGCTCTCGCCGCCTCCAGTCAGACCGCCAGTCCCGCCGCGCCATCGTCCTCCACTCCGGCGAATCCCCAGCCGTCGAATCCCCAGACACCACCCCCAGCGGCCACTCCGCCGAACCCGCCCGCGCCGCAAACGGCTCCCGCACCCCCCGGCCAGGACACTGGAAATCCCAACAGCCCGCAATACACCATTCCGATCAACGTCAATGAGGTCTATCTGATCTTTACCGTGACCGACTCCAAGGGTCACTTCATCAAGGACCTGCAACTCAACGACTTCGCCCTGCTCGACGATCAGAAAGCCCCCGCCCAGGTCTTCAGCTTCCAACAGCAGACCAACCTGCCTCTCCGCGTCGGCCTGCTCATTGACGCCAGCACCTCGATTCGCCAGCGCTTCCAGTTTGAACAGCAGGCCGCGACCGAGTTCATCCTCCAGACCATCAAGCCGCGCAGCGACAAAGCTTTCATCATGGGCTTCGACGTCACGCCCGATCTCAAGCAGGATTGGACCAACAACCTCGATCTGCTCGAAACCGGCATCAACGCCCTCCGCCCCGGCGGCGGCACCGCGCTCTATGACGCCGTCTATACCGCCTGCCGCGACAAGCTCGCCGACAGCGCCCGCGGCCAGGAACCCACCCGCAAGGCCCTCGTCCTCGTCTCCGACGGCAATGATAATCAGAGCCGCGTCTATCTCGACGAAGCCATCAAGATGTGCCAGCGCGCCGAAACCATCGTCTACGCCATCAGTACCAACACCAGCCCCAGCCGCGAACGCGGCGACGATGTCCTCCAGAAGATCACCGACTCGACCGGCGGTATCACCTTCTTTCCCAAGCGCCTCGAAGACATCAGCAACGGCTTCCACGACATCGGCGACGAACTCCGCAGCCAGTACGCCCTCGCCTATCGCCCCGCCGACTTCAAACCCGACGGCTCCTTCCGCCCCATCTACCTCTACTGCAACCAACGCCGCTACACCGTCCGGGTCAGCAAAGGCTACTTCGCGCCAAAGCGCTAA